TAATTGAAGATCATGCGTCGACGATGTAGCATGTAAGACCTTATTCTCCTCATTTACGTGCAGCTCATGTGCATCGTGCGCTCCATCTAGATGAGCAAGTGAGCTAGCACCAACAGGGCCATTCGGGGTTGCCACCTTGTTGTGTTCCTCACAATGAGGGCAGAAGAGAACCACAAATGTTCAAGCAAAATAATTCGGAAGGCACGTTATCAACTTGGATATGATGCACCAACTAGTCACATGACTCACACCCTACTTTGCACATGGTGTCGCCCCAGGACATCTAAAATTAAATAAGACCACTCAACAATAATTTTTTCTATTCGTCAGCTAGGACTCGAACTCAAGATATTTGATCACGATACCTTAAAAGTCACATCCTCTTGGGTAACTACTGCAAAAACGAAATTTCCTTACACCCCTATTTTACTATATCGGCAGTTCACATTTTACTAAAAAAATGAGTTGTCCTCAGTCCTCAAAAACCCCCAACGAAGTCGCATGGGGACGGATTTTTCGCAGATGAACAACTTTGTTGTTCTTTTTTTCATCTGAATTTATGGCGCACTACTtaaaaaacgttgatttgtcccggttgggaaacccctgttgtcccggttacccaaccgggaacgccagtccgggacaaaagggggtgccctttagtcccgggcctggcaaccgggacaaaagaggaccttttgtcccggttggtaacaccaaccgggacaaaaggtgcagccaacacccacgtggctggcgcacccttttgtcccggttagtgttaccaaccgggacaaaaggtccctttttttcatgtttttcttttctcaattctttttctatttcaattatacttttgcatttcaattaaacttatgtattggaattcagtgtgtatgatctccactaatatatatatatatatatatatatatatatatagttacttatataatatttgtcctagatagttttcatatataaattaattcacttatatatatatgtatatatatatatatatgtatacacatatctatacatgtgaattcctttacatatgaaaatgtctaggaccaatattatataaatatatatatacacacatatatattattggagtgcttatatatataatacatacattctccatcatatttgcataggtatattcgttcttaattacataggtatattcgttcttaattacatagtagaattcgccttttggaaatttaatacatacatactcataaatagaaatttaatacatagacacacatatatatttacataggtatattcattcttaattacatatatacgcgtatattattatatttgttgtgattgtcaatattagatattccatcatagtagaattcgccttttggatcgaggacttgctcaacaataaatccggagaattgttcttgaatcgccataatcttttcctccggtattagtttatcgcgcatctccccgacctatggaaaaaggggataattaatttcgactaattaaaatacgagttcaaatattaacaagttttttacttacttcctcctcccaatctgtccagccctttggaggacctaccagaccatggatgttctcgcatacatagtatgtgcacaatacagtgccttgattctgcctcatacactttaagagagaagaaattatcaggtatttacatgaatatataataaaactaatgaatcatgcaacgaatcatccaagtgcataccggaaaatctgtcttgatcttcaattccttgtcaaatttgcctggatgatttttagcgaattctttccaaatcctgtgcatgattagaacaattatagtcaagtaacaaagtgattcaaattatcggtgatcgacggagtagtggtagaattattttttcatcatgttaagaagattttcgtattgttctggaggtctcctcaatgagtccataaccacgagtaggctcttctcgggaattatgacaattaggacccagtgttcactgcaagattatacggaggcagttcttggtagttaaggtttaaacaattcgattacagaatagaaacagttagacggaaggaatcactcacgcaaagttgtaaggaaacaatatcatttgcttgttgtgatgaacgcttatgtacttgaacaagttttggaatatctcatcggaattgtcacgtagaagcctccaattacaagtaattgggtcgatgaagctgaggtgagagtatccctttcttctgcaagtatgtatctccattctacatgataccgaataaatcaagagatcagtatgttgagatcatgcaaaacaatacgtaaggagagtaaaatacttacagaacccacaaccCGGGCGGTGAAAATATTCATTACAAGTTTTTGAGAGATTGAGCCAAAACAATAGCATCGCAATTTTAGTAAAGAAGAGCCTCGTAGCCTGGTAGGTGAGCTGAAGTTGTCCTCAAACCTAAATGGAGTCACATGGGACAGATTCTAAAACAAAATTATACCTTTCGGAGATCAACAACTtggttctttccttttttttcatctGAATTTATGGGGATCAAAATATTCATTATTACAAGTTTTCAAGAGATTAAGCCAAAATAATACCATCACCATTTTAGTCAAGAAAGAACCTCGTAGATGACATGGTAATAAGAAGGCTACACGTGCAGAAAATGAGAGGACCAGATTTgaattctatatatatatatatatatatatatatatatatatatatatatataggtggTCGGCTCTGGGCCTGACGTTTTCGAATGCCATTTTTGCTGCTTGTAAAAATGTCTTTTTTTCGGTAGCAACGCACACTCACAAAATAGCTTGAAGGAAAAATCATCTTCAAGCATAAAACCAGGCGAAGGCACATTCTTGACAGCTTTCACTCTATTTTTAAGTTTTGTTTCCAGTAGTGACGCACACTCACGAAATAGTTTGAGAGCAAAATCATCTTCAAGCATAAAACCAGACAAAGGCACATTCTTGACTGCTTTCACTCTATCGTCGTTACGTTTTGGCAAAAGATGGACTTTTTTAGTACTCAAGGTTTAGAGTTTAGGGTTCATGTAAGTTCGAATTTCATAAGTACAATCAACCACTATCCACTCCAATTGTTTATAGACTCAGTGATATAAAAGTGGCACTGCTAAGATTATCTTCCTTGACTGAAACTTCTCGCAGAACAGACCTCTGTAATTTTCTTCATATAAACTTTGgcaagtgaaaaaaaaaaccaacatATCTATATAGTATATTTTAAAAAGCCGTTAATAAACCTCGTTCAAATTTAGTTCATACCCACATTCCCCGAAAAAAGGTTCATATACGCACATGCGCAATTGCACTATATAAACCACCCCAAGCTGCATGGTGCAGCTGCGTGCTAAAGTTGAAGCCTAAACAGTAGGACCAAAAGCTTTTGATCTGTGCAGTCTCAGCTCGGCCTCACGTAGCCACAGCTACAGCAGAAGTTGCCGGCGATGGGCAGCTTGCCACTCGACGCGTCGTCACGGAGGCCACTTAACCCCGAGGCCTTCGCCGGTGAGTCACGCTCCGTCGTGGACTTCCTCGCCGAGTACTACCGTGACGTCGGCAAGTACCCGGTCCGGGCAGCCGACCTCGAGCCAGGCCTGCTACGCAAGCTGCTCCCGGATGCCGCGCCGGAGCTCGGCGAGCCGTTGGAGGATGTACTGGAGGACGTGCGGCGGGACATCCTGCCAGGGCTCACCCACTGGCAGAGCCCCAGCTTCTTCGCCTACTTCCCCATGAACGCGAGCGCCGCCGGGTTCGCAGGGGAGATGCTGTCCGCCGGCCTCAACGTCGTCCCGTTCGTGTGGGCCGCGTCGCCGGCTGCCGCCGAGCTCGAGGGCGTCGTGATGGACTGGATGGGCAGGCTGCTCGGGCTTCCTCAGCGGTTGCTCTtctccggaggcggcggcggcgtcctgcaGGGGAGCACGTGCGAGGCCGTCGTGTgcacgctcgccgccgcgcgggacCGCGCGCTGGCCAGGCTGGGGCACGCGGCCATCATGAAGCTGGTGGTCTACGCCTCCGACCAGACGCACGTCACCTTCCAGAAGGGCGCGCGGCTCGTCGGCATCCCGCCGTCCAACTTCCGCGTCGTCCCGACGTCGGCGGCCTCCGGGTACGGCCTGGCCGCGGACGCCGTGCGCGCCGCGGTCGATCGCGACGTCGCGCGCGGCCTGGTGCCGCTGTACCTCTGCGCCACTGTGGGCACGACGGGGCTGGGCGCGGTGGACCCCGTGCGCGAGCTcggggaggaggcgcggcgccaCGGCATGTGGCTGCACGTCGACGCCGCGTACGCCGGCAGCGCGGCCATCTGCCCGGAGTTCCAGGGCTACCTCGAcggcgccgagctcgccgaCTCGGTGAGCATGAACCCGCACAAGTGGTTCCTCACAAACTCGGACTGCTGCTGCCTGTGGGTCGCGAGCCCCCGTGCCCTCACCTCCGCGCTGTCCACCGACCCGGAGTACCTCAAGAACGTGGGCACAGACGGCACGGGGAACCCGGCCGCCATAGACTACAAGGACTGGCAGATCTCCCTGTCGCGCCGGTTCCGCGCCATCAAGCTCTGGGTGGTGCTGCGGCGCTACGGCGCCGTCGGCCTGCGCGCGCACATCCGGCGCCACGTCGCGGCGGCCAAGTGGTTCGAGCGGACGGTGGCAGCGGACGAACGGTTCGAGGTGGTGGCGCCGAGGAAGTTCTCGCTGGTGTGCTTCCGCCTCCGGGCGAGCTTCGCAGGGGACGCCGACGACGTGAACCGGGAGCTCCTCGCGGCGGTGAACGCGAGCGGGCGAGCGTTCATGACGCACTTCGTGGTGGACGGCAAGTTCGTGATCCGGCTCGCGGTGGGCGGTGCCATGACCGAGATGCAGCACGTCATGGACGTGTGGGAGCTGCTGCAGGACAAGGCCGAGGAGGTTTTACAGCGCTATCGCCTCGAGGCTCTCAACCTACAGTTTCGCGGAAGCTGATTGCACGTCCAGCGGAGCCAGGATTTAAAAGTTGGATATTTCTatattaaaaaaacattcaATACAAAAATGTTAAaagttcaaaattctaaaaaaaaagttcaaattAGAGATGGTCCATGCAATAAagagaaataattttttttcatttctcatATGATGATTTATCACAAAATTATTTCCACTAACCCAAATAAAATAGATGCAAGTAGCTCTACAAATATTTGAAATCACTGGCTTGCTATTTATTCTGATAGCTCTGCGATCTACGCTAAAAAACATACACACCACTGTGCAAATATTAATATGGGCTCCTACAAGGTGCAAGACCGGGGGGCTCGAACCCCACTGGTTGCTTGCCTACCAGCAGCCCAACCACTGAGCTACACCTCCTATGGATCTCAATTTTGAGCGTCATTGCATCTCTAATCTCCCTTGCACGTGATGCACTGCCCCGGGTGGGATGTGAGGCATGGGACATCTCTGTGTCGGCGTTAGGCTGAGTTATTAGAAATTAAAAATTAGAATTATTATCCCAACATAACATATACATGTGTGTATACTTGACATATACTTAATTTTCAAGCAAAATAGTTAGGAATACCCAGGCATCCATACTGGCTCCGCCCATGACGTCCAGGCACACAAATATTCTTCACTCTAGGCATTCAACGTCTGTGCCTATGTAAGGGCCCGTTTGGTAGGTTGGCTCCTCCTAAAACGGCTTTTGCCTCTGccctcaaagaaaaaaaacagcttTTGCCTCCGGCTTCTTTGTTGAAGCAGATTTCTCTATTAAACTTGAAGCCGTTTTGAAAAAATTGTTTGGGAAATGATTTTATCTCTTTACTCGTGCCCTTAGCTATGGTTGTGTGATGAATTTTAATTTCTCTCAATTTACAATAGATTTCATACATGAAAAATAGAATTAATGGATATAGCTAATCAAACAAAAAGATTAATCAAAGAATTCTTTTATTCCCCCCTTTCCTTTTTTCTATACATTATCCGCTGCTCTGCCTTGCCTTATGCTTTCTCTGCCACCCACTGTTACACCATCTGTGTCTCATGAAGCAGAAGCTGGGCCGCGTCGCGAGTTGAGGGCCCGGAAGGCGAACTCTCGAGTGTTTGGGCCGACATGGGCCAATCACGTGTAAGCGTGCAGTGGGTGTTGCGTgagtgagtttttttttttttgaaagcgtACCTGTATTACTAAGTAGGAAAACCGTATACATATGCATACAAGTACGAAAGAGGAGGATACATGGACAGCTGTCCTGACCAGCTAGCACAAAGGCCCCTCAGGAAAAAAGATATTACAAATAGGTCCGTGGACCCGTGCTTCCCAAGCTCGCCAAATCTCGTCTTCGTCCGCCGCCGAGAAGCCGTCGCCGGTCATCGTCGTGGAGGAAGACTCCATGGCCACCGAAGAACTGGAGAAGCCCTATCGCGCAAAGGCTTTGAGTAGCCATAGTAGTCACCCGACGCGGACGCCGAGATTGAATCGCCATGGAAGGAACATCGGCCGGGGGTACACCCCGAGCGCCTCCAATCCTGGACCAGAGCTCGTCGACGACGCTTGCCGCCAGAGAATCAAGCTCGATCCACACTCCATCATGCCGCAACACCAACAGCCGTCGCTGCATCCTTGACCCGAGCCACTGAATCCGCCGCCACACGAAGGCCACGAAGAACAGGCAAACACGGATTGGACTCCTGTACATGGGCCGGCTAAACCGGACACCACCTCCACGAGCTCGTCGACAGCGCCGGAGCGGAGCACCATCAAGACGGGGGCAAGCTCGAGAGGACTTTATTCcatggtggcgccgccgccgtcgccgcctcgacGCTGCCGCCGGAAACCTAGACCTAGACACCCTAGGACCTAATCTATATCGCCAGATAGAGGACTACCGCTCCCCCACGGCACCGAGGGCCAGAGGCCCGCCGGAGACGGAGGGAAACGGCGACCTTGCCGGCGAGAGCACGGGCCGCCTCTCTTCCGCCTCTCTCAACTGTTCACTCAGAGAACCCGGAGTAGGGGTCGGGTATTTATGATTTGAGGGAGAGTTGCGTGAGTGAGTTGACGAAGGGAGAGATGGATAGGAAAATTGTATGAGAATATTACCTTCTGAATCATTCCTCATCGAGAACTATCCGTCTCGTCTTGATTTCTTCTTCTCATTCCTGTTCTTCTCCCCTGTCCTCTAACAACCACGGCACAAGCTGCTTTTTCCGCCGTGCTGCTGCAGCCAGGCACCGCTGCTTCATTCTCCTTCGCCGCTGCTTCGCCGCTGCAGCTTGTGTGCTGTTGTTGCGTCGCTGCTCATGCTGCTACTCCGTTGCTCTAATGGATCTGGTGGATCGATCCATCCACAAATCAAAAGAAGCCGTTAGACAATAGCGGCCCAGTCCCTTGCTTAGATAGGCTGAATCTTTACTACTAAAAAGAGGCTAAGAGCAACTCTAACAGATTCTCCAAATCACACTCTCTATATTCATCTTTAGCTAACCATTTACCTAACTATTAGCTCTCCAAAGGGTAGGGGAACCAACAGACTAGGCAAATTTCTGGCTCTTCATATACCTTACGTGTGGGACCTCTGCTttggattttatttttttttcacccaCACCTAATCTAACCCATGGATTTCCCTCTCTGCAGGTGGGACCGGGACAAGGCACAAGGCCAACCGGCGGTcgctggccgccggcgaccggtgcggcggcggctgccggtgGGGCTGGCACCACCGTGAAGAGGAGGTCTGCGCGAATCCATTGgtgtgctcggcggcggcgggtagcCGGCGGAGGTAGGGGCGCGGTGTGGCTGTGTGGGGATGGCGACGGCAGCCATGGCGAGGGTGCGGGGAGGTCGGCGGCGCCCATGGCTAGGGCGCTGGGAGGTTGGCGACGGCGCTGCGGAGCTCCTGGCGGCGGGAATCGGTCGGCAGCCCCACACCGTGGCCGATTTGACGGCGGCTGCCGGCAGCGGAAGCTCAACTAGGCCATGGCTTCCGGGGAGGTCGGCGACGAGGCCGGCCTTGTGGAGGAGCGTGACGTCTCCGGCTCCGGCAGTTTtggcccgcggcggaggagccggCGCAGCGGTCTCCGCTCCGCCGTCGCACTCGCCGCCATCGAGTTGGGCTCCTCGCCACCGACCACCGCCGCTCCCTTCACCCCCTCCGCTGCTGCGCCGGCGGCTGTTCGTGCTTCGGCGGTGGCAAGCCACTACTTTCCATGCTCGGGGAGCTGTGGCGGCGCACCCCCCATCCACTGCTCTCCACGCGCGACTGCCGtcgcaggcgccgccgcggcccgccccTCTCGCCGATGCAGTCGCGAGCTCTACCGCTGCCGCGAGCGCGGTGagctcggccgcggcggctggacggggcgaggcggagccggccggcgcggtcgccgctgctgtcgagggccgccgccgcgaacgcgGGAAGTGGGACCCGCGCGCACGGGGTGCAGATGGAGAGCTGCTTGCGCTCGGGGAAGGAAGCGAGCGGAGGGGCGCACATGCCGAGCCTGATAGCGAGAGGGGTTGCATGAAGAGGCTATTGGGAAGAGGTTTTTACTCCATCCGATCCAAATTTACCTAGACAAAACACTTTAGCTACTCTATTGGACTTGCTCTAAGGGtcactttcttttttcttcgtCATCCCACCCCTTCTTACGTCGCCCCTCCCCCGTCGTCCGCCGCTAATCATCATGGAATGTCTGTTTTGCGAAATCCACTTCCGTGTATTGATCCCCTGGTCCATCGATTGAATGTGCGAAGCGAAATCCACGGAGCCCTTCCATATCCACGGACCTCTATGGCCCCGCGTCGCCCTCTCACACCATCGCCGGCTTTCACGGCGTCCTCGCCACGTAGGCCCCTCGCTCGGTGACGTTGATCGCGCGTCGCACCCGTCGCCGGCTGTGCCGAGTGCCACACGGCCAACATCGCGGCGTAGCACCGGCCACGTAGCCGGCGTTCAAGGATAATCTGTGCGCTTGTCAAGCAGCAGATTGCGCCACCACTGGGTCACGCCCCCGTCATCAATCTACGACGGTTGCCGCGCCGTCCGAGGTTCGTCGCAGTCCGATCGCCGGGACGTGCTGTCCAtcgtcggcgtcggcgaccTGCAGTCCTGGACTATGATCACCTTCTGCGTACGTAGGCCTGCCGTTTGCCTCTTCCTCCGGCGTGCCCTATCCATCGCCGGGAAATAGCTCTTCAGGTAAATACGCGTTGCCCTATCCATCGCCGGCAACAACTAGGAATCAACAATGATGGGCGTAGGTTTAGTAGTTTCATCTACATGCGCACGTAGTTTCTCAAAGTTATTGAGATGTAGCTTGTCATTATTCGTAGTAGACGATCGAGTGTTATTCATGAATTTGCTAGGTCGGTGAACTTGTGTTTATTTGTCTCGCCGGTCAGTAGATGACCAAATGATCAGTGTATTGTTAATTCGTCATATATGATTCCTACGTTTTCCAACTTTTAGCAGCCGTATGGGTTCTGCTGGCCAATTGCTTACGAGGAAGCGGGTGTACGGAAACATGCGGATGGAACCGACAGACTACGCACTGCTAGAAAACGGCACATTCGTTCACGAacgttagtaccggtcgcaCTTTCGATTGGTACTAACGTctcaatttagtaccggaccaacaCTACAGTGCCCCCTGGGAGCCCATTAGtactggctggtggctccagccggtactaaattgaggCGCCGACAACGATGCACAACAGCTACACTGCTGGAGAAAGGCACATcagtgccggtcacaggacggcttagtgccggtccctgtggccggcactaaatggccggcactaacgtgacagccgttagtgccggctactttgaccggcactaacgcaTGCATGTTAGTGCCAGTCcgaaataccagccggcactaacgtgcccgaccCCGCCTGCCTCCTGgcagcaaggttagtgccggctggtataaatggccggtactaaatgtttttttcttctttatgttccttttctttttcgtttTTATATGTATGGCTATGCATATTTCTACCGTATGTGACTACATAGTCGTACTCTTTGCATTACACAGTAATATTAGGATAGCATATtacaataattatatatatatatatattcgtcatgtatggaacacttaggagttcaaaagtacttgagatattacaaattattaagcacatcaaTTATAGTAATTTATCAGCTTCCccgtcgtcggatcttctttgGCGATGCTTgtacggagatcgccatgaaattcgcccttaggatttatgacttcatcgagcaagaatccgcatatagcttcttgaattgccctgatccgagccatttcaatgagttcttctttcatccaccaacgctgtcatatttttcgataaaaacatgagaataaaaaataatgaattaaaataatgagcagatgtgattgtgctcacgtatATTGAATGtctccactgtcatttgccctttttcacttgcaaaagagttgatccactcgcatacgtagtatccacataagttgtttccttgtTCCTGTttccaacactatggacaaatgtgggttacgatatagaatttttctgatgtttattgcgaatgacattagtagcgagagtatattcataccggaaaatcagtcacccaacgaagaggctcgatttgacctatgggcaagcctatgtgtttgcggaggtagcgactccatgcagtatttaccacctcgatgagatcttggtactttgatttatcttgccttaacgagtcgtacaccaagaccttgtgctcctcaatccgaatacaaagcaatatccaatgaaagctgtgcatatacatacgcataaccaattaatattaattataatagttattaaatagtattattaatacgaagggattgaaaaaaagaggctaacaaagaacgactcactgatggttgtatggcaagagaatgaagggacacatgctattcttacgcaaccccctgtatataacatCGACTATTTCTTCAGGCTTTTGCGCTACcgatttctcgtgtataatatcggggtcgaagaacccgacgttatggaagttcttctttcggcaaatttgaatttttgacctacggAACACAAGAaacgagagacaatacttacatgcaccatacactcacgagagacttgtgaagggcgtcttgatggtataaatcgtaaagtgctgcgaactcgatatatacatcatctgccccccccccccccgcgccagaaatgctcatctttaatgcgagctgggaacatctctaattcattagctttagattgcacggcataccatttgtgtaagTCGGtc
This genomic interval from Panicum virgatum strain AP13 chromosome 8K, P.virgatum_v5, whole genome shotgun sequence contains the following:
- the LOC120644608 gene encoding tyrosine decarboxylase 1-like — encoded protein: MGSLPLDASSRRPLNPEAFAGESRSVVDFLAEYYRDVGKYPVRAADLEPGLLRKLLPDAAPELGEPLEDVLEDVRRDILPGLTHWQSPSFFAYFPMNASAAGFAGEMLSAGLNVVPFVWAASPAAAELEGVVMDWMGRLLGLPQRLLFSGGGGGVLQGSTCEAVVCTLAAARDRALARLGHAAIMKLVVYASDQTHVTFQKGARLVGIPPSNFRVVPTSAASGYGLAADAVRAAVDRDVARGLVPLYLCATVGTTGLGAVDPVRELGEEARRHGMWLHVDAAYAGSAAICPEFQGYLDGAELADSVSMNPHKWFLTNSDCCCLWVASPRALTSALSTDPEYLKNVGTDGTGNPAAIDYKDWQISLSRRFRAIKLWVVLRRYGAVGLRAHIRRHVAAAKWFERTVAADERFEVVAPRKFSLVCFRLRASFAGDADDVNRELLAAVNASGRAFMTHFVVDGKFVIRLAVGGAMTEMQHVMDVWELLQDKAEEVLQRYRLEALNLQFRGS